One segment of Nostoc flagelliforme CCNUN1 DNA contains the following:
- a CDS encoding aldo/keto reductase produces MKTRPSEEIVGRALKDFAKRDQVVIATKVHGKVGDGPNDRGLSRKHIFDSIDASLRRLQTDYVDLYQIHRWDYETPIEETLEALHDIVKAGKVRYLGISSVYAWQFAKALYTADIHGWTRFVSIQNHYNLVYREEEREVIPLALDQGIGIIPWSPLARGFLAGNRSKSDHGQTLRAKTDEFAHKLYYQDSDFQIVDRVVELAGKRGVKPTQIALAWLLHQPGVTSAIIGASKIEHLKEAVEAVDLELSDEERKFLEEPYTPHPILGHQHPSGNRP; encoded by the coding sequence TTGAAAACACGCCCTAGTGAAGAAATTGTCGGACGAGCGCTAAAAGACTTTGCTAAACGAGATCAAGTTGTTATTGCTACCAAAGTACATGGTAAAGTCGGCGATGGCCCAAATGATCGAGGATTATCTCGCAAACATATTTTTGACAGCATTGATGCTTCTTTGCGGCGGCTACAAACTGATTATGTAGACTTGTACCAAATTCACCGTTGGGACTATGAAACACCAATTGAAGAAACCCTAGAAGCACTGCATGATATTGTCAAAGCAGGTAAAGTCCGTTACTTAGGAATTTCTAGTGTTTACGCATGGCAGTTTGCTAAAGCCCTTTATACAGCAGACATTCACGGCTGGACTCGTTTTGTATCAATTCAAAATCACTACAACCTAGTCTATCGAGAAGAAGAACGAGAAGTGATACCCTTAGCCCTAGATCAAGGGATTGGTATTATTCCTTGGAGTCCCTTGGCGCGGGGCTTTTTAGCAGGGAATCGTAGCAAGTCAGACCATGGTCAAACACTGCGGGCAAAAACTGACGAATTTGCTCACAAGCTCTACTATCAAGATTCAGATTTTCAAATAGTCGATCGCGTAGTTGAATTAGCCGGAAAACGGGGTGTGAAACCCACACAAATTGCCCTAGCTTGGTTATTGCATCAACCTGGTGTGACATCTGCGATAATTGGCGCTAGTAAGATAGAACATCTTAAAGAGGCTGTGGAGGCAGTGGATTTAGAGCTTTCTGATGAAGAGCGCAAATTCTTAGAAGAACCTTACACACCCCATCCTATACTAGGGCATCAGCACCCATCTGGAAATCGCCCATAG
- a CDS encoding IS982 family transposase produces MELEKLFCDVDDFCKEFEKKWQQELLSTSERKRHKKFNLCLSEVMTIIIYFHQSSYRNFKDYYKKHVCNYWHTYFPQLVSYNRFVELQKNALIPLCWYLHLRRGYSTGINFIDSTSIEICLNQRAKRNRVFKDLANWGKSSLGWYFGFKLHLIINEFGEILSFMITSANVDDRKPVPQMTKNLFGKLFGERGYICQQLFEVLQQQHLQLITTLRKNMKNRLIPLIDKILLRKRSLIETVNDQLKNISQIQHTRHRNVGNFMVNVIAGLIAYTYQDKKPSLNLKTQDLDFLQQPHFLPEEKLAIAII; encoded by the coding sequence ATGGAACTAGAAAAATTATTTTGTGATGTGGATGATTTCTGTAAAGAATTTGAAAAAAAATGGCAACAAGAACTCCTATCAACTAGCGAGCGAAAACGTCACAAAAAATTTAATTTGTGCTTGAGTGAAGTCATGACAATAATTATTTATTTTCATCAATCATCTTATAGAAACTTCAAAGATTACTACAAGAAGCACGTATGTAATTATTGGCATACTTATTTTCCTCAGTTAGTAAGTTACAATCGTTTTGTGGAATTGCAGAAAAACGCTTTAATACCCTTATGTTGGTATCTCCATCTTCGTCGGGGATATAGTACTGGTATCAATTTTATTGATTCAACATCGATTGAAATATGTTTAAATCAAAGGGCTAAACGTAATAGAGTTTTCAAAGATTTAGCGAACTGGGGGAAAAGTTCTTTGGGTTGGTACTTTGGTTTTAAGTTACATCTAATAATTAATGAATTCGGGGAAATTTTATCTTTTATGATTACCTCTGCTAATGTAGATGACCGTAAGCCTGTCCCCCAAATGACTAAGAATTTGTTTGGTAAATTATTTGGCGAACGGGGATATATTTGCCAACAATTATTTGAAGTTCTCCAACAGCAACATCTTCAACTTATTACAACCCTAAGAAAAAATATGAAAAATCGTTTAATACCTTTAATTGATAAAATTTTATTAAGAAAGCGTTCCTTGATAGAAACCGTTAATGACCAGTTGAAAAATATATCCCAAATTCAACATACTCGCCACCGCAATGTAGGGAATTTTATGGTTAATGTTATTGCTGGTTTAATCGCTTATACCTATCAAGATAAAAAACCTTCATTGAATCTAAAAACACAAGATTTAGATTTCCTACAACAGCCACATTTTTTGCCTGAAGAAAAATTGGCGATCGCTATCATCTAA
- a CDS encoding ABC transporter permease, producing the protein MPKNRLLQSGISGIGSSFMLKRSLNQTSEASKGSVSPPSTNFVSQPETLTQEAWRKFRRNRQAMFGMVILLIIVLSVIFGPFIYQIPFNKIDFAKSTLGPSWVHPFGTNDLGQDILARVLHGGRISITVGIFSMLVAITIGTLIGALAGFYGGWLDIVLMRFTDLCLALPRLPLLLLVIFLFRDALKAIAGPEIGIFVFIVLVIVPKIIAAQVMELARRLDYGENIELDTKSKSLDNDFVIKSNFADDENITKSQFLNQKIIRQSNQKSPGIDFVTKSIPSYSQAIKMAKKVLKHKKSARISIAKIISKIYEQSLSPDDLKSYFC; encoded by the coding sequence TTGCCAAAAAATAGATTACTACAATCTGGCATTAGTGGGATAGGTTCATCTTTTATGTTGAAGCGATCGCTTAATCAAACTTCCGAAGCATCCAAGGGTTCAGTTTCTCCACCATCCACCAATTTTGTTTCTCAGCCAGAAACACTTACTCAAGAAGCATGGCGCAAGTTTCGGCGTAATCGTCAAGCTATGTTTGGGATGGTAATTTTGCTCATCATAGTATTAAGTGTCATTTTTGGGCCTTTTATTTATCAAATTCCCTTCAACAAAATTGACTTTGCCAAATCTACTCTTGGCCCCAGTTGGGTGCATCCATTTGGTACTAATGACTTAGGCCAAGATATATTAGCCAGAGTTTTGCATGGTGGGAGAATATCGATCACAGTAGGAATTTTTTCGATGTTAGTAGCCATAACTATCGGTACACTCATCGGCGCACTTGCTGGATTTTATGGCGGCTGGCTGGATATTGTTTTAATGCGTTTCACAGATTTGTGTCTAGCTTTACCACGACTGCCATTATTATTACTGGTGATATTTTTATTTCGGGATGCACTCAAGGCGATCGCTGGGCCAGAAATAGGTATATTTGTGTTCATAGTACTGGTGATTGTGCCAAAAATCATTGCGGCACAAGTAATGGAACTAGCTCGTAGACTTGATTATGGCGAAAATATTGAATTAGACACAAAATCAAAGTCGCTCGATAATGATTTTGTGATTAAATCTAATTTTGCCGATGATGAAAATATCACAAAATCACAATTTCTAAATCAGAAAATAATCAGACAATCTAATCAAAAAAGTCCCGGTATTGATTTTGTTACAAAATCAATACCGAGTTATAGTCAAGCAATTAAAATGGCTAAAAAAGTTCTTAAACATAAAAAATCAGCACGAATATCGATTGCCAAAATAATTTCAAAAATTTACGAGCAATCTTTATCTCCTGATGATTTAAAATCTTATTTTTGCTAA
- a CDS encoding transposase: MAGRFEGLSDLEWKLFEDIFPKQVSKRGKGMPHAPYRYVLNSLLYILITGCRWCDLPRGDIWASKSSSHRWLKRWRSDGTFEYIQGRVLAIANERGLINWDFGAVDGSFSPWKGRR, translated from the coding sequence ATGGCTGGACGTTTTGAGGGATTGAGCGACCTAGAATGGAAGCTATTTGAGGATATATTTCCTAAGCAGGTATCCAAGCGTGGTAAAGGAATGCCTCATGCACCGTATCGCTATGTATTAAATAGTCTGTTATACATTCTGATAACTGGATGTCGATGGTGTGACCTTCCACGAGGGGATATATGGGCATCGAAAAGCTCATCCCACCGATGGTTAAAGCGATGGCGTTCTGATGGAACATTTGAATATATACAAGGACGTGTATTAGCGATCGCTAATGAGAGGGGGCTTATAAACTGGGACTTTGGGGCTGTTGACGGCTCTTTTTCCCCCTGGAAAGGGAGGAGGTGA